A genomic segment from Leishmania infantum JPCM5 genome chromosome 10 encodes:
- the GPD gene encoding glycerol-3-phosphate dehydrogenase [NAD+],glycosomal produces MISAKRHIDTNELLHLNKAVVFGSGAFGTALAMVLSKKCREVCVWHIKEEEARLVNEKRENDLYLQGVQLASNITFTSDVEEAYKGAEIILFVIPTQFLRGFFQKSGSNLIAYAKKNQVPVLVCTKGIERSTLKFPAQIVGEFFPGSLLSVLAGPSFAIEVATGVFTCVSVASADINVARRLQRIMTTSDRSFVCWATTDTVGCEVASAVKNVLAIGSGVANGLGMGLNARAALITRGLLEIRDLTAALGGDGSAVFGLAGLGDLQLTCSSELSRNFTVGKKLGKGLSIEEIQRTSKAVAEGVATAEPLMRLAQQLKVTMPLCQQIYEIVYKKKSPRAAIADLLSCGLQDEGLPPLFKKSAATPSKL; encoded by the coding sequence ATGATCTCCGCGAAGAGACACATCGACACgaatgagctgctgcacctgaACAAGGCCGTCGTCTTCGGCTCCGGGGCCTTTggcacggcgctggcgatggTGCTCTCCAAGAAGTGCCgcgaggtgtgcgtgtggcacataaaggaggaggaggcgcggctcGTGAATGAGAAGCGCGAGAACGATCTCTACCTCCAGGGAGTACAGCTTGCGTCGAACATCACCTTCACCTCGGATGTGGAAGAGGCGTACAAGGGTGCTGAGATTATCCTCTTCGTCATCCCGACCCAGTTCCTGCGCGGCTTCTTCCAGAAAAGCGGCAGCAACCTGATCGCCTACGCGAAGAAGAATCAGGTGCcggtgcttgtgtgcacgAAGGGTATTGAGCGCTCGACGCTGAAGTTCCCGGCGCAGATTGTTGGCGAGTTCTTCCCGGGCAGCCTGCTCTCTGTGCTCGCGGGCCCCAGCTTCGCCATCGAGGTGGCCACCGGCGTCTTCACGTgcgtcagcgtcgcctccgccgacatCAATGTGgctcgccgcctgcagcgcatcatGACAACGAGCGACCGCTCCTTCGTCTGCTGGgccaccaccgacaccgTCGGCTGCGAGGTGGCCAGCGCTGTGAAGAACGTGCTGGCCATCGGCTCTGGCGTGGCGAATGGCCTCGGCATGGGTCTCAACGCGCGTGCCGCCCTCATCACGCGCGGCCTGCTCGAGATTCGAGATCTGACGGCCGCGCtgggcggcgatggcagcgccgtcttcgGCCTCGCCGGCCTCGGTGACCTCCAGCTCACGTGCTCGTCGGAGCTGTCGCGTAACTTCACGGTGGGCAAGAAGCTCGGCAAGGGTTTGTCTATCGAGGAAATACAACGCACGAGCAAGGCCGTCGCGGAGGGCGTGGCGACGGCCGAGCCGCTGATGCGcttggcgcagcagctgaaggtGACGATGCCGCTGTGCCAGCAAATCTACGAGATCGTGTACAAGAAGAAGAGCCcacgcgccgccatcgcagaCCTCTTGTCTTGCGGCCTGCAGGACGAGggtctgccgccgctcttcaAAAAGTCGGCTGCGACCCCCTCCAAGCTGTGA